A part of Bos taurus isolate L1 Dominette 01449 registration number 42190680 breed Hereford unplaced genomic scaffold, ARS-UCD2.0 Leftover_ScbfJmS_1072, whole genome shotgun sequence genomic DNA contains:
- the LOC112445393 gene encoding LOW QUALITY PROTEIN: melanoma-associated antigen B4-like (The sequence of the model RefSeq protein was modified relative to this genomic sequence to represent the inferred CDS: substituted 1 base at 1 genomic stop codon), with protein MSPHSPSSRCPSLLSIGPDPCLQSLTTAIMPRGQKTKHCAHEKCHQDRAETQGLHDHATTSGEEETTSSSPPDSESAPSSSSAAGTLKGRQGAQGTTSAAAGAICKRSGGGGAARSRSGVGAEGQVQGGENSSQASAAAESSHTDLLTREAESLLWYMLFKYMMRELIKRSEMLKVIHRSYREQFPEIPSRDSECMELEFGLVLKEVRPNSHCYTLVSNLDLSDSGSMRGDWGLPKNGLLMPLLGVTYLNGHRASEEEIWKFLNMLSIYDGRRHFIFGDTRKLITXDLVQEVYLEYRQVPSSDPPRYEFLWGPNTLTQNSKTKVLQLLIKVNDSAPDTLQPRYEDSWRQEVESSGARAAARAGTSASARPGPSASASAGPSALARPGTFSAGRADPSVLASVGPSASVSADPSALTGADPSSLGWYFGLGQGQARPFCLGYCWTFYLGQSWLF; from the exons ATGTCACCTCATTCTCCATCCTCCAGGTGCCCCAGTCTCCTGTCTATTGGCCCAGACCCCTGCCTGCAGTCCCTGACCACAGCCATCATGCCTCGTGGACAGAAGACTAAGCACTGTGCTCATGAGAAATGTCACCAGGACCGGGCTGAGACTCAGGGTCTTCATGATCATGCTACCACATCTGGGGAAGAAGaaaccacctcctcctcccctcctgatTCAGAGAGTGCTCCCTCAAGCTCGTCTGCTGCTGGCACCCTGAAGGGTCGTCAGGGAGCCCAAGGCACCACCAGTGCTGCTGCAGGTGCTATATGCAAAAGATCTGGTGGTGGTGGCGCAGCACGCTCGAGATCTGGTGTAGGTGCCGAGGGCCAAGTTCAGGGAGGTGAAAATTCCTCCCAGGCCTCAGCTGCTGCTGAGAGCTCTCACACAGATCTTCTGACCAGGGAGGCAGAGAGTTTGCTGTGGTACATGCTGTTTAAGTATATGATGAGGGAGCTCATTAAGAGGTCAGAAATGCTGAAGGTTATCCACAGAAGTTACAGGGAGCAATTCCCTGAGATCCCCAGCAGGGACTCTGAGTGCATGGAGCTGGAGTTTGGCCTGGTGCTGAAGGAAGTCAGGCCCAACAGTCACTGCTATACCCTGGTGAGCAACCTAGACCTCAGCGACAGTGGGTCTATGAGAGGTGACTGGGGGCTGCCGAAGAATGGTCTTCTGATGCCTCTGCTGGGTGTCACCTACCTGAATGGTCATCGCGCCTCTGAGGAGGAGATCTGGAAGTTCCTGAATATGTTGAGCATCTATGATGGAAGAAGACACTTCATCTTTGGAGACACCAGGAAGCTCATCACATAAGATCTGGTGCAGGAAGTGTACCTGGAGTACCGCCAGGTGCCCAGCAGCGATCCCCCTCGCTATGAGTTCCTGTGGGGTCCTAACACGCTCACACAAAACAGCAAGACAAAAGTCCTGCAGCTTTTGATCAAGGTCAATGATTCAGCCCCAGACACCTTACAGCCACGTTATGAGGACTCTTGGAGACAGGAGGTAGAGAGCTCCGGAGCCAGGGCTGCAG ccagggctggtacttcggcctcggccag gcccggcccttctgcctcagccagtgctggcccttctgccttggccagacctggcactttttctgcaggcagggcTGACCCTTCTGTCTTAGCCAGTgtcggcccttctgcctcggtcagtgctgacccttctgctttGACCGGTGCTGACCCTTcgtccttg